The Lutibacter sp. A64 genome segment ACGATTTAAAAGGGTTAAAGATTAGAGTAATGAATAATCAAATGGCTATTAATATGGTAAATTCAATGGGTGGTTCAGCAACACCTCTTTCCTATGGAGAGCTTTATACAGCCATTCAACAAGGAGTTGTAGATGGGGCGGAAAATAATCCACCGTCATTTGTGTCTTCAAACCATTATGAAATTAGTAAATATTATACTTTAGACGAGCACTCCTCTGTACCAGATGTATTGTTGATAGGTACTAAATATTGGGATAAACTATCTGTTGAAGAAAGAGCTTGGGTTCAGGAAGCAGCAGATTACTCTGCTCAAGCACAAAAAGAATTTTGGAGTGAATCGGTTAATGAGTCGATGAAAGTGATTAAAGATTGGGGTGTAGAAATTATAACTCCTAATAAACTGTTATTCGCAGAAAAATCAAAATCTGTAGTGGAAGAATTTATAATAGAATATCCAAAGTTGGCACCTATTGTGAATAAAATTAAAAATAATTCATATGAATAAATCAGAATTTATCTTTAATAAGATTAATAAAGCACTTGAGTGGTTTGTGATTATCATTTTTGCATTATTAGTTTTGGATGTATTATTCCAAGTGTTTTCTAGATATATTATAGGTACATCTTTTACTTGGACAGAAGAGTTTGCACGATTTTCTTTAATTTGGATGACCATTTTAGGAGCTGCCTACCTTAATGGAAAAAGAGAACATTTATCAATGGATTTCCTGTATCAAAAACTATCCTCTTCCAATAAAAGAAAAGCATCAATACTTATCGAAGTATTTATATTTCTTTTTGCACTTATAGTTATGGTAATAGGAGGATTAAACTTGGTGTATACAACACTGCATTTAGAACAATTATCGGGTACTCTGCGTATACCACTTGGCTACGTATATGCAGTTTTGCCATTTAGTGGTTTCCTAATTATGTGTTTTTCAGTTTATCACATATCACATATTTATTCTAATAAAAACATAAATTAATTATGAGTATAGAAATTATTAGTATTATCGTTTTATTTGTAAGTTTCTTTGCACTTTTGTTAATGAAAGTGCCCGTGGCTTATAGTATTGGAATTTCTACAACTATAAGTTTACTGTTGAATATAGATAGAATGCCAGGATTAACAACTATTG includes the following:
- a CDS encoding TRAP transporter substrate-binding protein, which codes for MRFQTILILIIFTSIISCKKVDDSKVLYLGHTLPQTHPVHKGMLEFQKVLEKKSKGTLKVKIFPDGQLGSERELLELLQIGSVAATKVSAATLSNFVPEYHIFGIPYLFRNKEHQFDVLEGEIGKSILEKGSKFWLRGLCYYDAGNRSFYTSNKAIRTPDDLKGLKIRVMNNQMAINMVNSMGGSATPLSYGELYTAIQQGVVDGAENNPPSFVSSNHYEISKYYTLDEHSSVPDVLLIGTKYWDKLSVEERAWVQEAADYSAQAQKEFWSESVNESMKVIKDWGVEIITPNKLLFAEKSKSVVEEFIIEYPKLAPIVNKIKNNSYE
- a CDS encoding TRAP transporter small permease, whose translation is MNKSEFIFNKINKALEWFVIIIFALLVLDVLFQVFSRYIIGTSFTWTEEFARFSLIWMTILGAAYLNGKREHLSMDFLYQKLSSSNKRKASILIEVFIFLFALIVMVIGGLNLVYTTLHLEQLSGTLRIPLGYVYAVLPFSGFLIMCFSVYHISHIYSNKNIN